A window of the Verrucomicrobiia bacterium genome harbors these coding sequences:
- the glpK gene encoding glycerol kinase GlpK gives MKAILAMDLGTTGNRVVAYSADGRILAKAYYEFPQIFPKPGWVEHDPMQIWETALKALKEVASLVGVENITALGITNQRETTILWDRKTGKPVFNAIVWQCRRTTPMCEKLRSESASIKEKTGLFLDPYFSATKIRWILDEVPGVRQKAEKGEIVFGTVDTWILWNLTCGKVHATEVSNASRTLCFNILTLQYDASLLKLFGVPESLLPEVKDSGTVFGQVDKKILGKEIPITGILGDQQASLFAQGGWKPGVIKNTYGTGLFVMTCTGKEIPKSGRLVNTVAWKIGNETEYALEGSIFVGGSCIQWLRDGLKIIRSADETEALAKSLPSNEGVYLVPAFVGLGAPFWDPDARGLLIGITRGTQPAHLVRAALESLCYQTRDVVEEMKPLVPGHVFKTLRVDGGAVRNEFLMQFQADVLGFSVERPVHTETTVFGAAGLAGIVAGFWKRSDFAGLQALEKSFSPKMPDKDRQGFYASWKKAAEKSLGWAKDAQSH, from the coding sequence ATGAAAGCGATTTTGGCCATGGACCTGGGAACCACGGGGAACCGCGTGGTCGCGTATTCCGCGGACGGCCGTATTCTCGCCAAAGCCTATTACGAATTCCCGCAGATTTTTCCCAAGCCGGGATGGGTCGAGCATGACCCCATGCAGATCTGGGAAACGGCGCTGAAGGCGCTGAAAGAAGTAGCTTCCCTGGTGGGGGTGGAGAACATTACGGCTCTCGGCATCACGAACCAGCGCGAGACCACGATTCTCTGGGACCGGAAAACCGGAAAGCCCGTTTTTAATGCCATTGTCTGGCAATGCCGCCGCACGACTCCAATGTGTGAGAAACTGCGCAGCGAGTCCGCCTCAATCAAAGAGAAGACCGGCCTTTTCCTCGACCCTTATTTTTCCGCGACCAAGATCCGCTGGATCCTGGACGAAGTTCCGGGAGTCCGGCAAAAAGCGGAAAAGGGAGAAATCGTTTTCGGCACGGTGGACACGTGGATCCTCTGGAACCTGACCTGCGGCAAGGTTCATGCGACTGAAGTCAGCAATGCTTCCCGAACACTCTGTTTCAACATCCTCACGCTGCAATACGACGCTTCACTGCTGAAACTTTTCGGTGTTCCCGAATCCCTGCTGCCGGAAGTCAAAGACAGCGGCACGGTCTTCGGCCAGGTCGATAAGAAAATTCTGGGAAAGGAAATTCCCATCACGGGAATCCTCGGCGACCAGCAGGCTTCGTTGTTCGCGCAGGGCGGGTGGAAGCCTGGGGTGATCAAGAATACTTACGGCACAGGACTTTTCGTCATGACGTGCACGGGAAAAGAGATCCCCAAATCCGGCCGCCTGGTTAATACCGTGGCTTGGAAAATCGGGAACGAGACCGAATATGCCTTGGAGGGCAGCATCTTCGTGGGCGGTTCGTGCATCCAATGGCTGCGCGACGGCCTCAAGATCATCCGGTCCGCGGATGAGACCGAAGCCCTGGCCAAGTCGCTTCCTTCCAACGAAGGCGTCTATCTGGTGCCGGCCTTTGTGGGGCTCGGCGCGCCGTTCTGGGACCCGGACGCCCGCGGGCTTTTGATCGGGATCACGCGCGGCACGCAGCCCGCACACTTGGTCCGCGCCGCGCTGGAATCGCTGTGCTACCAGACCCGCGACGTCGTCGAGGAAATGAAGCCGCTTGTGCCCGGCCATGTTTTTAAGACGCTGCGTGTGGACGGCGGTGCGGTGCGCAACGAATTCCTGATGCAATTCCAGGCCGACGTGCTGGGTTTCAGCGTGGAAAGGCCCGTGCATACGGAGACCACGGTTTTCGGCGCCGCGGGTCTTGCCGGCATCGTGGCAGGGTTCTGGAAGCGCTCGGATTTTGCCGGGCTTCAGGCACTGGAAAAAAGTTTTTCTCCCAAGATGCCGGACAAAGACCGGCAAGGTTTTTATGCCTCATGGAAAAAAGCCGCTGAAAAATCTCTCGGCTGGGCCAAAGACGCGCAAAGTCATTAA
- a CDS encoding PhzF family phenazine biosynthesis isomerase, which translates to MPHGKKPLKNLSAGPKTRKVIKLKPARVWEIHAFTGEGMSGNPAGVCILEEKRDSTWMQEIARRLGLSETAFLVRSGNVWNIRWFTPVCEVDLCGHATLASAHLLREQGLCRPESLHFRSRSGPLPVRFTARGIELNFPADPPLELTPPPLLLRALGLKQSAAAAKGLTDYLVLLEDERSVAALLPDFEALAKIDMRGVTVTAPARPPYDFVSRFFAPRAGIPEDPVTGSAHCLLGPFWGRRLGKRKLEARQISSRGGKVKVTLAGERVYLEGQALTVKWNDLE; encoded by the coding sequence ATGCCTCATGGAAAAAAGCCGCTGAAAAATCTCTCGGCTGGGCCAAAGACGCGCAAAGTCATTAAATTAAAACCGGCACGCGTCTGGGAAATTCATGCCTTCACCGGCGAGGGCATGTCCGGCAATCCGGCAGGGGTCTGCATTCTCGAAGAAAAACGCGACAGCACGTGGATGCAGGAGATTGCCCGGCGCCTAGGCCTGTCCGAAACCGCATTTCTCGTGCGGTCGGGAAATGTCTGGAATATCCGGTGGTTCACGCCGGTCTGCGAAGTCGACCTTTGCGGCCATGCGACGCTTGCAAGCGCGCATCTGTTGCGTGAGCAGGGGCTTTGCCGCCCCGAGTCTCTCCATTTCCGATCGCGCAGCGGTCCGCTGCCGGTCCGGTTCACCGCACGCGGTATCGAGCTGAATTTTCCCGCCGACCCTCCTCTTGAACTCACGCCTCCGCCGCTTTTGCTTCGCGCCCTTGGCCTGAAACAAAGCGCAGCCGCGGCCAAAGGTCTCACGGATTATCTCGTCCTGCTCGAAGACGAGCGGAGCGTCGCAGCCTTGCTTCCGGATTTCGAAGCTTTGGCGAAGATTGACATGCGCGGCGTCACGGTGACTGCTCCGGCCAGGCCTCCCTATGATTTTGTGTCGCGTTTCTTCGCGCCTCGCGCCGGCATTCCCGAGGATCCGGTTACGGGCTCGGCGCATTGCCTCTTGGGGCCCTTTTGGGGCAGGCGGCTCGGAAAAAGAAAATTAGAGGCCAGGCAGATTTCTTCGCGCGGAGGAAAGGTGAAGGTGACGCTGGCGGGCGAACGGGTCTACTTGGAAGGGCAGGCCTTGACGGTCAAATGGAATGACCTGGAATAA
- a CDS encoding cytochrome C oxidase subunit IV family protein — translation MEHGAEAIKKQVRVYIAVFAALGTLTVVTVAVSYLHLPFHQALAVALFVATIKGSLVAAYFMHLVSEKKIIYAILILTVVFTLFLFYLPLWTVGSGLVAHVS, via the coding sequence ATGGAACATGGCGCGGAAGCAATCAAAAAACAGGTGCGAGTCTACATTGCCGTGTTCGCGGCCCTGGGCACGCTGACCGTCGTCACGGTCGCCGTTTCTTACCTCCATCTGCCTTTCCATCAGGCGCTTGCCGTCGCGCTGTTCGTCGCCACGATCAAAGGATCGCTTGTCGCGGCTTACTTCATGCACCTTGTTTCCGAAAAGAAGATCATTTACGCGATCCTCATCCTCACGGTCGTCTTCACGCTTTTCCTCTTTTACCTGCCGCTCTGGACCGTGGGAAGCGGCCTGGTGGCGCATGTCTCTTAA
- a CDS encoding class I SAM-dependent methyltransferase encodes MRTSLPRSDQIRHNIKTFYDTYGWRRDPATGRYCAEILHEDLSSDVQRYMRDNELRYRKYFQDGGAYFLDAGCGGEPRLEMGKAFRTHVCADLSFQGLHEARKLIGARGRYVVADLAHLPFKDGVFGGVLASHSLYHMPPEDQPAAIGEFRRTAVEDAPVVIFYTSAHNFLSWIHRVVLKIAPAARRLTERGRQNATDAPELFSFSWPPQELASRFPGAEVTCLRTLTLTETRLFHRCGLLKPLLWFFSGLEKKFSRIMVRIGKYTAIRTAGTAKEEK; translated from the coding sequence ATGAGGACCTCTTTGCCGCGCTCTGACCAGATCCGGCATAACATCAAGACCTTTTACGATACCTACGGCTGGCGGCGGGACCCTGCCACCGGCCGTTACTGCGCGGAAATCCTCCACGAAGATCTTTCCTCCGACGTCCAGCGCTATATGCGTGACAACGAATTGCGCTACCGGAAATACTTTCAAGACGGCGGCGCTTATTTCCTCGACGCGGGATGCGGCGGCGAGCCTCGGCTGGAAATGGGGAAAGCCTTCCGTACGCATGTGTGCGCGGACCTCTCTTTCCAGGGCCTTCACGAGGCGCGGAAGCTGATCGGCGCGCGCGGACGCTACGTCGTGGCCGACCTCGCGCACCTGCCATTTAAGGACGGCGTCTTTGGCGGCGTGCTGGCGTCTCACTCGCTTTATCACATGCCGCCGGAAGATCAGCCTGCCGCGATCGGAGAATTCCGGCGCACGGCCGTTGAGGACGCTCCCGTCGTCATTTTTTATACCTCCGCGCACAATTTCCTTTCCTGGATTCACCGCGTGGTGCTCAAGATTGCGCCCGCCGCACGCCGCCTGACGGAACGGGGCAGGCAGAATGCCACGGACGCGCCGGAACTGTTTTCCTTTTCATGGCCCCCGCAGGAATTGGCTTCCCGTTTTCCCGGCGCGGAAGTCACGTGCCTGAGGACGCTGACGCTGACGGAAACGCGCCTTTTTCATCGCTGCGGCCTTTTGAAACCCCTCTTGTGGTTTTTTTCGGGACTGGAAAAAAAATTTTCCCGTATCATGGTGCGGATCGGCAAGTACACGGCCATCCGCACCGCCGGGACCGCAAAGGAGGAGAAATGA
- the tatA gene encoding twin-arginine translocase TatA/TatE family subunit — protein MPGPLEIVVILLVVLLLFGAKRLPEIGRALGEGIREFKKAIKGADDDINGKKS, from the coding sequence ATGCCAGGTCCCCTGGAAATCGTCGTCATTCTGCTGGTTGTCCTGCTTCTGTTCGGTGCAAAACGCCTGCCTGAAATCGGGCGCGCGCTCGGCGAAGGCATCCGCGAATTCAAAAAGGCCATTAAAGGCGCGGACGACGACATTAACGGAAAAAAAAGCTAA
- a CDS encoding cytochrome c oxidase subunit 3, producing the protein MSALIKYIDKPHPVTGVTNSKLGIWCFIASEIMLFGGLFSAYVLLRSGSTTWPHAATVLNVPLATLNTLILITSSVTMVMAWASSALRDYNKFRMYLGLTVLLALAFLVIKGIEYGHKFEHHHFPKESIFFAIYFTMTGLHGLHVLGGIVVNSYFLLFGKRMWDEHPEQFTGRIEAAGLYWHFVDLVWIFLFPLLYLV; encoded by the coding sequence ATGTCCGCTTTGATCAAGTACATCGACAAACCTCATCCGGTGACAGGAGTCACTAATTCCAAGCTCGGCATCTGGTGCTTCATCGCCTCGGAAATCATGCTCTTCGGCGGGCTCTTTTCCGCTTACGTGCTTCTCCGGTCCGGCAGCACGACCTGGCCGCACGCGGCGACTGTCCTGAACGTGCCTCTTGCCACCTTGAACACCCTCATCCTCATCACGTCGAGCGTTACCATGGTCATGGCCTGGGCGTCTTCGGCGCTCCGTGATTACAACAAGTTCCGGATGTACCTCGGCCTCACGGTGCTGCTCGCGCTGGCGTTCCTGGTCATCAAGGGAATCGAGTACGGCCACAAGTTCGAACATCATCACTTTCCGAAGGAAAGCATCTTCTTCGCCATTTATTTCACGATGACCGGCCTTCACGGCCTTCACGTGCTGGGTGGGATTGTGGTGAACAGCTACTTCCTTTTGTTCGGTAAACGCATGTGGGACGAGCATCCCGAACAGTTCACGGGACGGATCGAGGCCGCCGGCCTTTACTGGCACTTCGTCGACCTGGTCTGGATTTTCCTCTTTCCCCTTTTATACTTGGTTTAG